CCGAGATGCGCAACGACGACGCGACCGTCATAGAGCAACGGAGCAATGCGCTTCAGCTCGCCCGCGATGTACTCGTAGCTCAGCCCATGGAAGCCGTACCGACGCACACCCTTGTCGTAATACTCGCGCGGCAGGGCAAAAACGTCGTTCACCTTGGGCTGGTGCCGGTGGAATGCCGTGTCGAAGCAGGCAACCTGGATCGCTTCGGGAAAGGCCGTCAGTGCTGCCTCGATGCCGGCGATGTTGTGCGGTTGGTGGAGTGGGGCGAACGACGACAACGCGCGCAACTCATCGAGCATCGCGCGTGTGACCAGCACGGGCACGGCATAATGCGGTCCGCCATGAACAACGCGGTGCCCGACGGCCGTCACGTTCAACTCGCCGAGATGCTCCTGCAGGAACGTGAGCACGATATCGAGTGTACTCGTGGGAGCATCCGTCTCCCGAGCATCGAGATCACGGCTCTCGAACAGCTCGCCTCCGGCCTTCATCTTGATGCGCGGTCGGTCGCCGATCCGTTCGATCAGGCCGGTGGCGAGCTCCTCGGGCTCGCCCCGTGCGATATCGTAGACAGCGAATTTCAGTGAGGAGGAGCCTGCGTTGAGCGTCAGGGCAATCGATCGGCTCACTGCTGCGCAAGCTCCGCTACCGTGTTAGAGGAGACGCGCGCGTGATGTACCGCGGCGACCGCACAGGAGGCCAAGCGCGCCTTCTCGCCGTCGGCCCGCGACGTCATGATGATCGGCACCTTCGCGCCCATGACGAGCCCCGCCCCCTCAGCTTTCGAGATGTAGGTGAGCTGCTTGGCGAGCATGTTGCCGGCGTCGAGCCCCGGCACCACCAACACCTCGGCCTGACCAGCGACGACACTTGAGATGCCCTTGGTTCGCGCAGCCTTGAGGTCGAGCGCGTTGTCCATGGCCAGTGGCCCATCGACGATCCCACCCTTGATCTGACCGCGCTCAGCCATCTTGGACAGCAGCGCCGCATCAACGGAGGAAGGGATTGCCGGATTGACCGTCTCGACCGCCGAGAGAATACCGACCTTCGGCTCGGGGATCCCGAGTGAGACGGCGAGATCGATCGCGTTCTGCACGATATCGACCTTGGTCATGAGGTCCGGGGTGATGTTGATCGCGGCATCGGTGACGAGCAGCGGGTGGGTGAGCCCTGGAACGTCCATGACGAAGACGTGTGTCAGGCGCCGACCGCGACGCAGGCCGTTGTCTTTGCGCAATGCGGCGCGCAGGAGATCGTCGGTGTGGAGGTGCCCCTTCATCAGCGCCTGGGCACGACCTGCAGCGATGAGGTCGACGGCCTTGTTCGCGGCTGCGATGTGCCAGCTGGTGTCGACGATCTCGACCTGGGTGATGCTTCTGCCGATCTCACGCGCTGCCGCCTCGATCCTGGTCCGATCGCCGACGAAGATGGGGGTGATCAGATGATGCTCGGCCGCGAGCAGCGCGCCGCCCAGCGAGTTCGGCTCCTCCGGTGCGACGACGGCAACGGTGAGCGGCGGCAGCACCCGGGCGCGCTCGAGCAGGGCATCGAAATGCCTGTGGCGCTGGACCACCAGCCCCGGGAGATCGAGATCGTCAAAGCTGAGCTTTACCGAGGGCGCCTGAACCAACGCCTCGCCGCGCACCAGCGTCGCCCTATCCGAGGGTCGCTCGACGATGGTCGCAAGCCGAACCCTGCCATCGTCGTGCTTCTCGAGCACGGTGACGCGGGCGACGAGGTCGTCGCCCGCGCGGGCATGGCCCAAGAACTGCAGATCTTGCGCGCGATAGAGCGTGCCGGGCCCGGGCAAGATGTTGCCGAGCACCGCCGAGATCAACGAGCCGACCCACATCGCTGGTGCGATCGGCTCGTCTTTCACACCATCGCCATCATGGTCGTGTTCGGGCAGGTGCATCGGATTATGGTTGCCCGATGCGGTGGCGAAGACGAAGAAGTCATCCGCCGTGCAGGTCCGCATCAACTCGGCCGAGTCGCCCGGCCGGATCTCTGCGAAAGTCCTGTTCTCGCGGTTCATTCAGCGGCGGCTCCAGTCTGGGACGCGGTCTGTCGATTATCCGCTCGAGCCCAGCCAGCCAGCTGATCAGGCGGCTCATCCCTGCCGTCCAATGGGTTGTCGAGCACGTCCTCGTTGATCGGCGGCACCTCAAGTACCGCGTGGAGCCGCTGGAGCAGGCTGAGGGTGGTCGGCGCCATCTCACTGAGCCGCCCCGGGATGTAATGCACGAGCCTCAGCGCGAGCTCACGCTCCGCATGGCTCGGCAGCAGATCCAGAAGCGTCTCGATCGCCTCGGTGGGCGCAAAGCGCACGATCAGGGTCTGCTCGTGAATGATCCGTGCTCGCTCGGCGGTGGTCAGCGAGCGGAACGGCTCGTTGTCGACGAGCATCTGAGCCGATCGCTCAAGCCTGTCGCGCCGGACGCTTCCCGCCGACTGTGCCAACAGGACGAGCATGCGAACGACCGCCTCGACAAATCCGCCAGCCCGCAGGTGACCGAGCGCGATCGCCACCTCGGGCAGCGCGCGCAGCTCCGCCGCGCTCTCGAGCGTACGATGGAGATCATGTGGCTTGCCGTAGTTCTGCGCCCAAGGCGAGTGCCACAGCGAGAAGAACATCTGCTCGTAGGCCATGTCGCGCATATCGCGGAAGAGATCGAGCGACTGAGCGAACATGTCCGCCATCATAGCCTCGGCCGAGGCGAACGGATTGCCTACCGGGAGCTCGCGTCGGCTGGGCTTGACCACGTCGGCCATCATGCGGAGCGGGGCTGCCAACGGGTTCTGCGTCGACATCATCCGACGCTGCAGTCGCAGGGGGTGCAGCGCGCGGCTCGCTTCGGCCATCGGGGCCGTGACCATCGCCTTGACGAGGGGCCGGACCAGGACATCGTAGGCCTCCGCCTGCGCGGTGGAAAAGCGGTCCACGGCGGCGAAGGGCCTTTCGTCGACACGACCATCATCGATCCGACGCACATCGTCGAGTGTTCGCTCGTAGAACGCAACCGTGAACTGTCGGTCGATCCCGTCTCCTTGCGCCGCCTCGATCTTCATCTCGTAGAGGCCCGGCGGCAGGCTCTCGATCGTTCGCATGACCGAGCTGACCTCGGTGTGCTCCTTCTTGGCGATTTTGGCCGAGACGAAGATGCCGAGGTGGCCGATCTCGTCATTGAGCATATAGATGATGCGCTGGCCATGGATGCGCATCTCATCGACGTCGGCGTAGGTATCGACAAGCCAGTTAAGCGCCTGCTGCGGCGGGGTGATATTGTCTCCGAAACTCGAGAACACAATGATAGGCGCACGTATGCCTTTAAGATCAATGGGCCGACCTGGCTCAAGCTGCGCAGTATTCTTGACGAGCTTGTTGCCGACGAAAAGCTGCTCGACAATCCAGCAGATCTCTGGCTCGTTCATAAGAAACATGCCGCCCCACCACTTCTCGAACTCGAGGAAGCGCTCGCGGCCGATGTCGATACTGGTGAAAAGATCGTAGTATTTTACGAAGTAATGACGACTGGGATTGAGCAGCTCGAAATTGTTCACGAGGTGCGCCCCATCGAACACCCCACCGCCGATATCCGACCAGAACATCGACTGCCAGGTTCCACCGATAAGACCGGCTTTGTAGCGCATCGGGTTGGTGCCGACCTCACCGGACCAGGCTGCTACCGGGGCACCATTGAGCACGACCGGGCCGCTGAGGTCGGGATTGGTCGCTGCAAGCAGCAGCGCAGCCCAGCCGCCCTGGCAATTGCCGATGATGGCTGGCATCGGGCTCTCGGGATGACGCCGCACGACCTCACGGACGAACGCCGCCTCTGCTCGGGCCACATCGGCCAACGTCTGCCCGCTCTCCGGATCACGGCGGAAGCCTACGAAGTAAACCGGGTTGCCACGCGCGAGCGCCACACCGACCTGGCTGTCGAACTTGAAGCCACCGATGCCGGCGCCGTGCCCCGCCCGCGGATCGATGATGACATAGGGACGCTTGCTGTCCGCTACAGTGACGCCAGCGGGTGGCACGATGCGCAGCAGCATGTAGTTGCAGGGCCGCGGTAAATCACGGCCATCCATCACCACCTCGTAGTCGTAGATCAGCACGGGAGGGCAACCAGCGCCCTCATGTGCGATGAAGATGTCCCCACGCTCACGCAGCGCGTCGAGGGTGAGGACGGTCCGCTCGGCGCGATCGTGTAGATATGCAGCCCAATCCTGAGACAGCGACCCAGTCATCGCGGAGTTCACCATCCCTTCGAAGCCGATGTTCAGGCGCTCGAGGTTTTTCAGGCTTCGCTTGTTTTGCGCGTTTGAGATCGCCGACCATTGCCGCGAGGCGGCACGCAACAGAAGCTCGCTCGCAGCTGCGCCTTGGGCGAAATACTCCATCATCTCCTCACGTCGCACAACGGGACCTTGCAGAAAGACGTCGCGCCGGGCGCCGGCCAAGGAAGACGCGAGGGCCGTCGGCTGCAGCTCGTCCATGGCGCTCCCCGACTTCATCCAACGATGCTGTAGCCCCCATCGATCAGGTGAATGCCACCGGTGACGTTGGCTGCTTCCCTGCTCGCTAGGAAGGCGGCATAGGCACCAACGTCGTCGATGGTCGCGAGCATGTGGGTGGGCGCCTGCTCGGCTGCGTTGTTGAGAAGCTTGTCGAACTCCGCGATGCCAGATGCTGCGCGGGTTTTGAGTGGCCCGGGCGACAGCGCGTGGACCGAGATACCTTTCGGGCCGAGCTCTGCGGCGGTGTAGCGTACGACAGCCTCCAGGGCGGCTTTGACCGGCCCCATGATGTTGTAGTGCTCCACGACCTTCTCGGAGCCGTAGAAGCTCACCGTCATGCAGGTCCCGCCACGCTCCATCAGCGGCTCCGCGCGCTGGAGCATGCGCAAGAAGGAGTGCACGGAGACATCCATCGCCTGTGCAAAGCCTTCCGCCGAGCAGTCCACCACCCGTCCATGCAGATCGTCCCGGGGGCAGAACGCAATCGAGTGCAGGAGAGTGTCGAGGCGCCCCCACCGCGCTGTGATCTCCTCGAACAGCGCGTCCATCTGCCTTGGCTGGCTGACGTCCAATGGCATGACGATCTGCGCGTCAAGCTGCTCCGCCAGCGGGCGGACGTACGCCTCGGCCTTCTCGTTGAGGTACGTGATCGCCAAGTCGGCGCCCTGTTGGCGAAGCGCCTTGGCGCACCCCCAGGCAATCGACTGATCGTTCGCCACCCCGACGACGAGTGCACGACTTCCCTTCAATGAGAACACACCATCCTCCGCCAAGCGTGGCCCTTTTGGGCCCCGGCTTTCCAT
The Methylorubrum populi genome window above contains:
- a CDS encoding DUF3141 domain-containing protein — translated: MDELQPTALASSLAGARRDVFLQGPVVRREEMMEYFAQGAAASELLLRAASRQWSAISNAQNKRSLKNLERLNIGFEGMVNSAMTGSLSQDWAAYLHDRAERTVLTLDALRERGDIFIAHEGAGCPPVLIYDYEVVMDGRDLPRPCNYMLLRIVPPAGVTVADSKRPYVIIDPRAGHGAGIGGFKFDSQVGVALARGNPVYFVGFRRDPESGQTLADVARAEAAFVREVVRRHPESPMPAIIGNCQGGWAALLLAATNPDLSGPVVLNGAPVAAWSGEVGTNPMRYKAGLIGGTWQSMFWSDIGGGVFDGAHLVNNFELLNPSRHYFVKYYDLFTSIDIGRERFLEFEKWWGGMFLMNEPEICWIVEQLFVGNKLVKNTAQLEPGRPIDLKGIRAPIIVFSSFGDNITPPQQALNWLVDTYADVDEMRIHGQRIIYMLNDEIGHLGIFVSAKIAKKEHTEVSSVMRTIESLPPGLYEMKIEAAQGDGIDRQFTVAFYERTLDDVRRIDDGRVDERPFAAVDRFSTAQAEAYDVLVRPLVKAMVTAPMAEASRALHPLRLQRRMMSTQNPLAAPLRMMADVVKPSRRELPVGNPFASAEAMMADMFAQSLDLFRDMRDMAYEQMFFSLWHSPWAQNYGKPHDLHRTLESAAELRALPEVAIALGHLRAGGFVEAVVRMLVLLAQSAGSVRRDRLERSAQMLVDNEPFRSLTTAERARIIHEQTLIVRFAPTEAIETLLDLLPSHAERELALRLVHYIPGRLSEMAPTTLSLLQRLHAVLEVPPINEDVLDNPLDGRDEPPDQLAGWARADNRQTASQTGAAAE
- a CDS encoding acetate/propionate family kinase, with protein sequence MSRSIALTLNAGSSSLKFAVYDIARGEPEELATGLIERIGDRPRIKMKAGGELFESRDLDARETDAPTSTLDIVLTFLQEHLGELNVTAVGHRVVHGGPHYAVPVLVTRAMLDELRALSSFAPLHQPHNIAGIEAALTAFPEAIQVACFDTAFHRHQPKVNDVFALPREYYDKGVRRYGFHGLSYEYIAGELKRIAPLLYDGRVVVAHLGNGASMCAMLGGRSIASTMGFTALDGLPMGTRCGQIDPGVVFYLVQQEGKTIDEVRELFYSKSGLLGLSGLSNDMRTLEAAATPEAMEAIDYFVFRIRRELGGLAAALGGIDALVFCGGIGENSRYIRERVCEGLDWIGIELDRERNKANERRINGSFSRTHVLVIPTNEEIVIARAVKTFT
- a CDS encoding bifunctional enoyl-CoA hydratase/phosphate acetyltransferase, encoding MNRENRTFAEIRPGDSAELMRTCTADDFFVFATASGNHNPMHLPEHDHDGDGVKDEPIAPAMWVGSLISAVLGNILPGPGTLYRAQDLQFLGHARAGDDLVARVTVLEKHDDGRVRLATIVERPSDRATLVRGEALVQAPSVKLSFDDLDLPGLVVQRHRHFDALLERARVLPPLTVAVVAPEEPNSLGGALLAAEHHLITPIFVGDRTRIEAAAREIGRSITQVEIVDTSWHIAAANKAVDLIAAGRAQALMKGHLHTDDLLRAALRKDNGLRRGRRLTHVFVMDVPGLTHPLLVTDAAINITPDLMTKVDIVQNAIDLAVSLGIPEPKVGILSAVETVNPAIPSSVDAALLSKMAERGQIKGGIVDGPLAMDNALDLKAARTKGISSVVAGQAEVLVVPGLDAGNMLAKQLTYISKAEGAGLVMGAKVPIIMTSRADGEKARLASCAVAAVHHARVSSNTVAELAQQ
- the fabI gene encoding enoyl-ACP reductase FabI, with amino-acid sequence MFSLKGSRALVVGVANDQSIAWGCAKALRQQGADLAITYLNEKAEAYVRPLAEQLDAQIVMPLDVSQPRQMDALFEEITARWGRLDTLLHSIAFCPRDDLHGRVVDCSAEGFAQAMDVSVHSFLRMLQRAEPLMERGGTCMTVSFYGSEKVVEHYNIMGPVKAALEAVVRYTAAELGPKGISVHALSPGPLKTRAASGIAEFDKLLNNAAEQAPTHMLATIDDVGAYAAFLASREAANVTGGIHLIDGGYSIVG